One window of the Tachypleus tridentatus isolate NWPU-2018 chromosome 10, ASM421037v1, whole genome shotgun sequence genome contains the following:
- the LOC143229294 gene encoding uncharacterized protein LOC143229294, which yields MYQSIQQRRKKNTMILFGWMFVISTMILLANSKAATAISDFDQHSDTSLPENVQVVDIWKDHRGLGSYKFEFNTGLGKGESFREEERNQNGTILGKWGYLDDFGVLRVTEYRADNMGFHILARHVLIKTETFIKPPQSVSNPSFPFIGPLPPFVQKSFPVEKE from the exons ATGTATCAATCTATTCAGCAACgtagaaagaaaaatacaatgaTTCTGTTTGGTTGG aTGTTTGTTATTTCGACAATGATTTTACTAGCGAATTCCAAAGCGGCCACAGCGATATCTGATTTTGACCAACACTCAGATACATCGTTACCTGAAAACGTACAGGTTGTTGATATCTGGAAGGATCACAGGGGGCTTGGATCATATAAGTTTGAATTTAACACAGGCCTCGGAAAGGGCGAGTCTTTTAGGGAGGAAGAAAGAAACCAAAATGGGACAATCTTGGGAAAGTGGGGCTACCTGGATGATTTTGGAGTGTTGAGAGTAACGGAGTATCGCGCCGACAACATGGGTTTCCACATTCTTGCTCGGCATGTTCTTATAAAGACGGAGACATTTATAAAACCACCTCAATCTGTTTCCAACCCTTCATTTCCCTTCATTGGTCCACTGCCACCCTTCGTTCAAAAATCGTTTCCTGTAGAGAAAGAATGA
- the LOC143229295 gene encoding uncharacterized protein LOC143229295 isoform X2, with amino-acid sequence MKVEIVFLLMEVLTTVALESQPIDQSHVLSAKETVQSVDQEIPTARVLQLSERKDSSFRKEEHQPPEGLKGSYGYRDENGDLVVRFYAADDSGYRIVKEERYPSSHIGRDGYDNNKHRTNFYDPDHIRHRTYPRNYHNDFFSRNYRPSSKLIATTTNSIQIYIKYSWV; translated from the coding sequence attgtttttcttcttatggAAGTCTTAACAACCGTGGCACTTGAATCACAACCAATTGACCAAAGTCACGTTTTATCTGCTAAAGAGACTGTTCAAAGTGTGGATCAAGAAATACCAACTGCAAGAGTTTTGCAATTATCAGAGAGAAAGGATTCTTCATTCAGAAAGGAAGAACACCAGCCGCCAGAGGGACTGAAAGGTTCTTACGGATATCGTGATGAAAATGGAGATCTTGTAGTTCGTTTTTATGCAGCTGATGATAGTGGCTACCGTATTGTAAAGGAAGAGCGTTATCCTTCATCGCACATAGGCAGAGATGGATACGATAACAATAAACATAGAACCAACTTTTACGATCCAGATCACATAAGACACAGAACGTATCCAAGAAATTACCATAATGACTTTTTCAGCCGAAACTACAGACCAAGTTCAAAACTTATCGCAACTACGACAAACAGTAtccaaatatacataaaatactcATGGGTTTGA
- the LOC143229295 gene encoding uncharacterized protein LOC143229295 isoform X1, translating to MDTHTKVIVFLLMEVLTTVALESQPIDQSHVLSAKETVQSVDQEIPTARVLQLSERKDSSFRKEEHQPPEGLKGSYGYRDENGDLVVRFYAADDSGYRIVKEERYPSSHIGRDGYDNNKHRTNFYDPDHIRHRTYPRNYHNDFFSRNYRPSSKLIATTTNSIQIYIKYSWV from the coding sequence attgtttttcttcttatggAAGTCTTAACAACCGTGGCACTTGAATCACAACCAATTGACCAAAGTCACGTTTTATCTGCTAAAGAGACTGTTCAAAGTGTGGATCAAGAAATACCAACTGCAAGAGTTTTGCAATTATCAGAGAGAAAGGATTCTTCATTCAGAAAGGAAGAACACCAGCCGCCAGAGGGACTGAAAGGTTCTTACGGATATCGTGATGAAAATGGAGATCTTGTAGTTCGTTTTTATGCAGCTGATGATAGTGGCTACCGTATTGTAAAGGAAGAGCGTTATCCTTCATCGCACATAGGCAGAGATGGATACGATAACAATAAACATAGAACCAACTTTTACGATCCAGATCACATAAGACACAGAACGTATCCAAGAAATTACCATAATGACTTTTTCAGCCGAAACTACAGACCAAGTTCAAAACTTATCGCAACTACGACAAACAGTAtccaaatatacataaaatactcATGGGTTTGA